GTCCGTGGGGTCGTGTCCTCAAAGCAGTCCGCGAAGACGAGGACGCGGCACGGTCGTTGGGAAAGAACGTCTTCGTGTACAAGATGCAGGCATTGGTGATCGGCGGCGTGATCGGCGGTATGGCCGGAGTCTTCAACGCCCTGCAGACCAAATCCATCAACCCCGACTTCTACTCGACGGCCCAGACCTTCTTCGCATTCGGAGCGTTGATCCTGGGCGGTGCCGCAACCGTATTCGGCCCGGTCGTCGGAGCGATGCTGTTCTGGTTCCTCCTCGCCATCCCCGACGCGTTGCTGCGTCAGGCGATCTCGGGCGAGAACCCGCTCCTGTCTCTGACGGAGCAGCAGGTCGGCGCCACCCGATACGTGCTTCTGGGTTTGATGATTGCTCTCCTGATGGTGTTCCGGCCGCAGGGAATACTGGGTAACAAGCGGGAGGTGCAACTCAATGCTTGACGCCGAAACACGAGCACAGATCTTTGCCGACGTTCCCCACGTTCCGGGATCGGCCAAGCCCGACCCGGTGTTGGTGGCCGACAAGGTGTCACGGACGTTCGGCGGCCTCAAAGCCGTTGACGTCGACCATCTCGAAATCCAACGCGGGTGTATCACCGGGCTGATCGGGCCGAACGGCGCCGGAAAGACCACCCTGTTCAACCTTCTCACCGGCTTCGATCGTCCGGACACGGGAACCTGGTCGATGGACGGTCAGTCATTGGGGCGCATGTATCCCCATCAGGTGGCGCGTAAAGGCGTGGTCCGCACGTTCCAGCTGACCAAGGCGCTGTCGAAACTGACAGTGCTCGACAATGTTCGGCTCGGAGCCACCGGGCAACGCGGCGAACGAATCTTCACGTCGCTGCTGCCCTGGACCTGGAAGGCGCAGGAACGGGAGATCACCGAGCGCGCCCACGAACTGCTGGGACGATTCAAGCTCGACACCAAAGCCGACGACCTTGCCGGTTCACTGTCAGGCGGTCAGCGCAAACTCCTCGAAATGGCACGGGCACTCATGACGGAACCATCCGTCGTGATGCTCGACGAACCCATGGCAGGCGTCAATCCCGCCCTGACACAGAGCTTGCTGGGCCACATCAAATCGCTGCGAGACGAGGGTATGACGGTCGTCTTCGTCGAACACGACATGGACGTGATCCGCGACATCAGCGACTGGGTGGTCGTCATGGCTCAAGGCAGCGTCATCGCGGAGTCGACGCCGGACGAACTCTCGTCGAACACCGCCGTCGTCGACGCCTATCTGGGTAGCCATCACGATCAGGCTCTCGAGTTCGACGACGACGGTAATCCGGTGGGCGACACCGCGGTTCTGGCGGCCGCTCTGGCCGAAGCCGAAGTCGAGACGCTCGAAGCGGGCGGCGATCTGTCGGAGCCGGATCTGGGTAACCTACCGGCCGAGGTGGTCGAGGTTCTCGAATCCAGTCCGGATGAATCGCGGGGAAGGCACGAGAAGCCATGAGCGAGAACGAAGCACGATCACTCACTCCCGCGGAATTCGCCGCAACTGCCGAGGAACACGCTCGACTGTCGGCGGGCGCACTGCTTCGCGCCGACGGCGTCGTGGCCGGCTACATTCCCGGCGTCAACATCCTGCGTGAATGCAACTTCTTCCTGAAGGAAGGTGAAATCGTCGGCATCATCGGGCCGAACGGCGCCGGCAAGTCGACGCTGCTCAAATCACTGTTCGGGCTTATCCCCGTCCGCGAAGGTTCGGTCACTCTCCGGGAGGACAACATCACGTCCGCCCCCGCTCACGTACTCGTCCAGAAGGGAGTGGGATACGTTCCCCAAACTCAGAACGTCTTCCAAACCTTGACCATCGAAGAGAATCTGGAAATGGGAATCTATCTGCGCCCCAAGGCCTTCGCCGAACGATTTGCTTTTGTCAGTGAACTGTTCCCGCTGCTGAGCGAACGCCGAAAGGTCAAGGCAGGCGCACTCTCCGGCGGCGAACGTCAGATGGTCGCGATGGGCCGGGCTCTGATGATGGATCCTTCGGTCCTTCTCCTCGACGAGCCGTCCGCCGGGCTGTCACCGATGTTCCAGGACGAGGTGTTCATTCGCTGCAAGAAGATCAATGCAGCCGGTGTATCGGTGATCATGGTCGAGCAGAATGCGCGACGATGCCTCCAGATCTGCGATCGCGGGTATGTGCTGGATCAGGGCAAGAACGCGTACACCGACACCGGAGCCAATCTCATGAACGACCCCAAAGTCATCGAGTTGTACCTCGGAACGCTGGCCGGCAGCAAAGAGAAGTAACCACGGCACAAAGGTGGGCCAAGGTCTTCGCGACCTTGGCCCACCTTTGTGTTCTGAACTGCTACTTACCGACGACCACAAATCCTTCGGTGGTCAGCGTGTTCGTAGGCCCGAACACCAACTTGCCGTACGAACCGATGGACGGCTCGCCCGAGTCGTTGAAGTCGAGTTCACCGGTGATGCCGTCGTAATCGATGTCGGTTCCCGCCTTCACCAGCGGCAGGCATTCCGCGTACGACGTGCACTTGGTGCCGCCCTCGGTGACGCTGTTGATGTTGGCGGCGATATCGACGCCTGCCGTCGACTTCGCCTGCTCAGCTGCGAGCGCCGAAATCACCACGGCGTCGTACGACTCACCCGCGTAGTTGAAGTCGATCAATGCGCTGTTGACAGCCTTCAATCGATCCTGGAACGCGGCTCCCACATCGGTCAACGGCGTGGTGCCCTGCATAGTGTCGAGCAGCGGCGTCGCAACGGCTTCACCGAGCGCGTTACCCATGTTGCCGTCGACGCCGTACAGCGCCATACCGTCGGACGGTCCGATACCCACCTCGTGCATACGGGTGATGATCTTCGCCGATTCCTCGAAGCCCACCAACGCCACTGCATCCGGATTGAAGTTCTTGATCTGATCAACCTCGGAGTTGAAAGACTGTGCGTTGGGGTCGTAGATGATCTTCTCGACCTGATCCGACGGAATACCCGAGTCGATCAAATTCTTCTGGATGTTGTCGGCGAGACCCGTGCCGTAGGGATCGTTCATAGCCAGGATGGCTACTCGCTGTCCACCGTCGTCTGAAATGAGCTGTGCGACAGCTTGAGCCTGCAGTACGTCCGTGGGAGCGGTGCGGAAGTACATGCCCTTGTCGGGGTAGCAGACAAACTGGTCGGAGGTATTGGCTGGGGAGAACATGACGACGCCCGCACTTGCGATCTTGTCGATCACCTTCAGTGACACGGACGACGACGCCGCGCCGACAATCACCTGGGTGCCTGCCGCCAATTCACGGTCGACGGTGGTGTTGGCCGTGTCCGTCGTCGTATCGCCGGAATCGCCGGGGATCAACTGGACGGGTGCTCCGAGCACACCGCCCGCCGCGTTGACGTCGTTGACACCGAGCTGCGTACCCGCAACCATCGGCGGGCCCAGGAACGACAGACTTCCCGTGTCGGGCAACAAGGTTCCGATGCGCAGAGGTTCTGTGGATGGAGTAGCGCCCGCCGTGGCCTGCTGCGGCGTGCAATCCGTCGAGACGGTTGTTGCCGCTGCGGAACCGGACGTGGTGGTGCCCGATGACGAACTGTCGGAGTCGTCCGAGCTACAGCCTGCCAATGCTAACGCTGCAACGCCGAGAACTGCGGCAGTGCGCACAAGTGTTCGTCTAGCCATCCCACGCTCCTTAGATCAGCCGGTGCTCGCGTCAACGAAACGACGCTCGCTGTGGGAAAAGACGCTAGACCCCGAAACCGTATCGCGATCCGACAAGAAAGCCCTGTGACCTGACTGTTACCTGAGGGCCTCGACAATTTACACAACCGTGCCGAATGCGCGGTTTGATGTGCGGTGCGGAACGGGTCGCGCCCGATTCAAGCGTTCGGTTCACCGCCCAGGGTTTCGATCACGACCAGCGCGACGGCCTTCATCGTGGAGCGGCGATCCATGGCGGCGCGCTGGATCCATTTGAACGCCTCCGGTTCGGTGAGCGCCTGACGCACCATCAACACACTTTTGGCCCGCTCGATCAGCTTGCGCGCCTCCAAGCGGTCGGAGAGATCCGCCACTTCGCGTTCCAGCGCAGTGACCTCACGGAATCTGCTGACGGCCAATTCAACAGCCGGGACAAGATCGGAAATCGAGAAAGGTTTGACCAAATACGCCATGGCGCCCGCATCTCGCGCTCGCTCAACCAATTCACGCTGACTGAACGCTGTGAGAATGACCACAGGAGCAATTCGCTTGGCCGCGATCTCCGATGCTGCGTCAATACCGTCGCGCCTGGGCATTTTCACGTCCATGATCACAAGATCAGGCTTGAGTTCCTCCGCAAGTTCGACTGCAACCTGACCGTCGCCGGCCTCGCCGACAACGTCGTAACCCTCTTCGCGGAGCATCTCGACCAGATCCATACGGATCAGCGCTTCGTCCTCGGCAACAACCACACGACGCGATTTGCTCTGATTGCCTTGCAGCTCTAGCGAATTCATGGCCACCACCCTCCTCGATCGAACCGCCCCGACACGAGACGCGAACATTTAGA
The nucleotide sequence above comes from Rhodococcus sp. KBS0724. Encoded proteins:
- a CDS encoding ABC transporter ATP-binding protein, which translates into the protein MLDAETRAQIFADVPHVPGSAKPDPVLVADKVSRTFGGLKAVDVDHLEIQRGCITGLIGPNGAGKTTLFNLLTGFDRPDTGTWSMDGQSLGRMYPHQVARKGVVRTFQLTKALSKLTVLDNVRLGATGQRGERIFTSLLPWTWKAQEREITERAHELLGRFKLDTKADDLAGSLSGGQRKLLEMARALMTEPSVVMLDEPMAGVNPALTQSLLGHIKSLRDEGMTVVFVEHDMDVIRDISDWVVVMAQGSVIAESTPDELSSNTAVVDAYLGSHHDQALEFDDDGNPVGDTAVLAAALAEAEVETLEAGGDLSEPDLGNLPAEVVEVLESSPDESRGRHEKP
- a CDS encoding ABC transporter ATP-binding protein; the encoded protein is MSENEARSLTPAEFAATAEEHARLSAGALLRADGVVAGYIPGVNILRECNFFLKEGEIVGIIGPNGAGKSTLLKSLFGLIPVREGSVTLREDNITSAPAHVLVQKGVGYVPQTQNVFQTLTIEENLEMGIYLRPKAFAERFAFVSELFPLLSERRKVKAGALSGGERQMVAMGRALMMDPSVLLLDEPSAGLSPMFQDEVFIRCKKINAAGVSVIMVEQNARRCLQICDRGYVLDQGKNAYTDTGANLMNDPKVIELYLGTLAGSKEK
- a CDS encoding ABC transporter substrate-binding protein codes for the protein MARRTLVRTAAVLGVAALALAGCSSDDSDSSSSGTTTSGSAAATTVSTDCTPQQATAGATPSTEPLRIGTLLPDTGSLSFLGPPMVAGTQLGVNDVNAAGGVLGAPVQLIPGDSGDTTTDTANTTVDRELAAGTQVIVGAASSSVSLKVIDKIASAGVVMFSPANTSDQFVCYPDKGMYFRTAPTDVLQAQAVAQLISDDGGQRVAILAMNDPYGTGLADNIQKNLIDSGIPSDQVEKIIYDPNAQSFNSEVDQIKNFNPDAVALVGFEESAKIITRMHEVGIGPSDGMALYGVDGNMGNALGEAVATPLLDTMQGTTPLTDVGAAFQDRLKAVNSALIDFNYAGESYDAVVISALAAEQAKSTAGVDIAANINSVTEGGTKCTSYAECLPLVKAGTDIDYDGITGELDFNDSGEPSIGSYGKLVFGPTNTLTTEGFVVVGK
- a CDS encoding ANTAR domain-containing response regulator, translating into MNSLELQGNQSKSRRVVVAEDEALIRMDLVEMLREEGYDVVGEAGDGQVAVELAEELKPDLVIMDVKMPRRDGIDAASEIAAKRIAPVVILTAFSQRELVERARDAGAMAYLVKPFSISDLVPAVELAVSRFREVTALEREVADLSDRLEARKLIERAKSVLMVRQALTEPEAFKWIQRAAMDRRSTMKAVALVVIETLGGEPNA